In a genomic window of Vigna angularis cultivar LongXiaoDou No.4 chromosome 6, ASM1680809v1, whole genome shotgun sequence:
- the LOC108343584 gene encoding trihelix transcription factor GTL2 — MFDGVSDQFHQFIAPRTTLPLHLSFPLHASSTSPTTFLPFDPYNPSQSQQHHFPLQTNLFHPLHPPSPPTHKHKLPSIHIHTHQTQLPDLTDSWSNDELLALFRIRSTMENCFPEHTWDHVSRKLAELGFKKSAEKCKEKFEDESGYFDNVSNYGKNNYRFLSELEELCQNPDSGGGGGGECDGGDDGIVRSEKTLLHLGADNMGHRQCDGTDDKVVVEKSKERKRKRRDRFEMFKGFCESFVNKMMAQQEEIHNRLLEDMVKRDQEKFAREEAWKKQEMEKMNKELDIMAQEQAIAGDRHATIIEFLKKCATTTITTSTTSSPPSQNANGSSLPNRSLLHSLNPNSPSNEDNNLDPTPTLLNHDETKLRAENPSSSETLLQVPSSSNSSPTPHNPSSSLNSQNNTIPLESNSVSTYKTTSTTPPGSTENSKDDVGRRWPRDEVLALINLRCTSVSNNNNNNSSEEKEGNNKGPLWERISQGMSEVGYKRSAKRCKEKWENINKYFRKTKDVNKKRSLNSRTCPYFHQLSCLYGQGKIVAAQSEREGNYMSPTANSGQVPPDVDDEDESSHVGSGGLDHYAC, encoded by the exons ATGTTCGATGGAGTATCAGACCAGTTCCACCAATTCATAGCACCAAGGACCACTCTTCCTCTTCACTTGTCTTTCCCTCTTCATGCCTCTTCAACTTCCCCAACTACCTTCTTACCCTTTGATCCCTATAACCCTTCTCAATCTCAGCAACACCATTTTCCACTCCAAACCAATCTCTTTCACCCATTGCACCCTCCTTCTCCTCCTACCCACAAACACAAGCTTCCTTCAATCCACATTCACACTCACCAAACTCAATTACCAGACCTAACCGATTCCTGGTCCAACGATGAACTCCTTGCACTTTTCAGAATCAGATCTACCATGGAAAATTGCTTCCCGGAGCACACATGGGACCATGTCTCCAg GAAGCTGGCAGAGCTTGGGTTTAAGAAGAGTGCTGAGAAGTGCAAGGAGAAGTTCGAAGATGAGAGTGGATATTTCGACAACGTTAGTAACTACGGCAAGAACAATTACCGGTTCCTTAGCGAGCTGGAGGAGCTTTGTCAAAACCCTGATTcgggtggtggtggtggtggtgaatGTGACGGTGGTGATGATGGAATCGTGAGGAGTGAAAAGACCCTCCTCCACCTTGGAGCAGACAACATGGGCCATCGACAATGTGATGGAACAGATGATAAGGTTGTGGTGGAGAAGTCAAAGGAGCGAAAGAGGAAGAGGCGTGACAGGTTCGAAATGTTCAAGGGTTTTTGCGAGAGTTTTGTGAACAAGATGATGGCTCAACAGGAAGAGATTCACAACAGGCTCCTGGAGGACATGGTGAAAAGGGACCAAGAGAAATTTGCCAGAGAGGAAGCATGGAAGAAGCAAGAGATGGAGAAGATGAACAAGGAGCTTGACATCATGGCACAGGAGCAAGCTATCGCCGGAGACAGACATGCCACCATAATTGAATTCTTAAAGAAATGTGCAACGACAACAATAACAACGTCGACAACTTCATCTCCTCCAAGCCAAAATGCCAACGGTTCCAGTCTTCCAAATCGTTCACTATTACACTCACTAAACCCTAATAGTCCTTCCAATGAAGACAACAACCTCGATCCAACACCAACGCTTCTGAATCATGATGAAACTAAGTTAAGAGCAGAAAACCCTAGTTCGAGTGAGACATTATTACAAGTTCCTTCTTCCTCCAACTCATCCCCAACTCCCCACAACCCTAGTTCTTCCCTCAATAGCCAAAACAATACTATCCCATTAGAGTCAAATTCAGTTTCCACGTACAAGACAACCTCAACAACCCCACCAGGAAGCACTGAGAATTCGAAAGATGATGTTGGGAGAAGATGGCCAAGGGATGAAGTGCTAGCACTGATAAACCTGAGGTGCACGAGTGTAagtaacaacaacaacaacaacagcagtgaagaaaaagaaggaaataaCAAGGGTCCTCTGTGGGAGAGAATCTCGCAAGGGATGTCAGAGGTGGGATACAAGAGAAGCGCAAAGAGATGCAAAGAGAAGTGGGAGAACATAAACAAGTACTTCAGAAAAACTAAGGATGTTAACAAGAAAAGGTCCCTTAATTCTAGGACCTGTCCCTATTTCCATCAACTGAGTTGCTTGTATGGTCAGGGAAAAATCGTGGCAGCACAGTCGGAAAGAGAAGGGAACTACATGAGTCCAACCGCGAATTCCGGCCAAGTGCCACCGGatgttgatgatgaagatgagtcTTCTCATGTGGGGTCTGGTGGTTTGGATCATTATGCATGTTAA
- the LOC108342369 gene encoding serine/threonine-protein kinase Nek2-like isoform X1, whose translation MEQYEVLEQIGKGAFGSALLVKHKHEKKKYVLKKIRLARQTERSRRSAHLEMDLLSKLRNPFIVEYKDSWVEKGCYVCIIIGYCEGGDMAEAIKKAGGVMFPEEKLCKWLVQLLMALDYLHANHILHRDVKCSNIFLTKDHDIRLGDFGLAKMLTSDDLTSSVVGTPSYMCPELLADIPYGSKSDIWSLGCCIYEMTSLKPAFKAFDIQSLINKINKSIVAPLPTKYSGAFFRQGKAHRNRGLVKSMLRKNPELRPSAAELLGNQHLQPYVLKVHFKINSPRRSTLPGLWQESNYVKKARFLKSEDDRVSVSGYKWHSISNDRTLNPNVSGAEVDSLCSTLEIDCTPDNINQRFAKLSIGDNHDLKSRHNSVVSRTSSNARTPTLTASKASATPKKSMLSSKNHKTLPVSHNMKQPVHTTRRASLPFPRSCAIQLPPCRSSTGLLCHVTSPNISVNSPRIDRIAEFPLASYEDQLFPINRSSPNSAQGSSGSPPCGNDSTLVDKCTIKVCDTSYVTPGCTYAWQGIKRSVLKKNNEDKSGSSDQNATAVASSHNSSDLHCRQFDTSSFQQRAEALEGLLEFSARLLQQERYGELGVLLKPFGPGKASPRETAIWLSKSFKENTFSREQST comes from the exons ATGGAGCAGTACGAAGTGCTTGAGCAAATTGGAAAAGGCGCTTTTGGTTCTGCTCTTCTTGTGAAGCATAAGCATGAGAAGAAAAA ATATGTGCTGAAGAAGATTCGCCTTGCCCGCCAAACTGAGCGCTCTCGTAGGTCTGCTCACCTGGAG ATGGATCTCCTCTCCAAATTAAGAAACCCATTTATTGTGGAGTATAAAGATTCATGGGTAGAAAAG GGTTGCTATGTATGCATTATTATAGGTTATTGTGAGGGTGGAGACAT GGCGGAAGCTATAAAGAAAGCTGGTGGTGTTATGTTCCCTGAGGAG AAACTATGTAAGTGGCTTGTTCAACTTCTTATGGCGCTTGATTACTTGCATGCGAACCATATTCTTCATCGTGATGTCAAG TGTTCAAATATATTCTTGACAAAAGATCATGACATACGCCTTG GTGATTTTGGACTTGCCAAAATGTTGACTTCCGATGATCTAACTTCCTCT GTTGTCGGAACTCCTAGCTATATGTGTCCTGAACTCCTTGCTGATATACCTTATGGCTCTAAATCAGATATTTGGTCCCTTG GATGTTGTATATATGAAATGACCTCGCTTAAGCCTGCATTCAAAGCATTT GATATACAGTCCCTgattaacaaaattaacaagTCCATAGTGGCTCCATTGCCAACAAAATATTCTGGTGCATT CTTTAGGCAAGGAAAAGCTCACCGAAA TCGTGGTCTTGTCAAAAGCATGCTGCGGAAAAATCCAGAGCTTAGACCTAGT GCTGCAGAGCTACTCGGGAACCAACATCTTCAACCTTATGTTCTTAAGGTCCATTTCAAAATCAATAGCCCAAGGCGAAGTACTTTGCCAGGTCTTTGGCAAGAATCCAACTACGTGAAGAAAGCAAGATTTTTGAAGTCAGAAGATGATCGTGTTTCTGTCTCTGGGTATAAGTGGCATTCTATTAGCAATGATAGGACTTTAAATCCCAATGTATCAGGAGCAGAGGTAGATTCTCTATGCTCTACGCTAGAAATAGACTGTACTCCTGATAATATAAATCAAAGATTTGCTAAACTTTCTATTGGAGACAACCACGATTTGAAGTCACGGCATAATTCAGTTGTTTCAAGAACTTCTAGTAATGCCAGGACTCCTACGCTAACTGCATCAAAAGCTTCTGCCACCCCCAAGAAATCAATGCTATCCTCAAAGAATCATAAGACG CTTCCTGTTTCACACAACATGAAACAACCTGTCCATACAACTCGCAGAGCATCATTGCCGTTCCCACGAAGTTGTGCCATTCAGCTGCCTCCTTGCAGGTCCAGTACTGGTTTACTTTGCCATGTAACTTCTCCCAATATTTCAGTCAATTCTCCCCGGATTGATAGGATAGCAGAATTCCCATTAGCATCATATGAAGACCAATTGTTTCCCATCAATAGATCTTCACCAAACTCGGCACAGGGTTCCTCAGGTTCCCCTCCTTGTGGCAATGATTCAACATTGGTAGACAAATGCACAATCAAGGTATGTGACACATCCTATGTTACGCCAGGATGTACGTATGCTTGGCAGGGAATCAAGCGCAGCGTGCTCAAGAAAAACAATGAGGATAAAAGTGGCTCATCTGATCAAAATGCAACAGCTGTAGCATCAAGCCACAACTCTTCAGACTTGCACTGCCGGCAGTTTGATACATCATCATTCCAACAAAGGGCGGAGGCATTAGAAGGTCTCCTTGAATTTAGTGCAAGATTACTGCAGCAGGAAAGGTATGGAGAACTCGGAGTTTTATTAAAACCGTTTGGGCCAGGGAAAGCTTCCCCAAGAGAAACTGCTATTTGGTTGAGCAAGAGTTTCAAAGAGAACACTTTCAGCCGAGAACAATCGACTTAA
- the LOC108342369 gene encoding serine/threonine-protein kinase Nek2-like isoform X2, whose product MEQYEVLEQIGKGAFGSALLVKHKHEKKKYVLKKIRLARQTERSRRSAHLEMDLLSKLRNPFIVEYKDSWVEKGCYVCIIIGYCEGGDMAEAIKKAGGVMFPEEKLCKWLVQLLMALDYLHANHILHRDVKCSNIFLTKDHDIRLGDFGLAKMLTSDDLTSSVVGTPSYMCPELLADIPYGSKSDIWSLGCCIYEMTSLKPAFKAFDIQSLINKINKSIVAPLPTKYSGAFRGLVKSMLRKNPELRPSAAELLGNQHLQPYVLKVHFKINSPRRSTLPGLWQESNYVKKARFLKSEDDRVSVSGYKWHSISNDRTLNPNVSGAEVDSLCSTLEIDCTPDNINQRFAKLSIGDNHDLKSRHNSVVSRTSSNARTPTLTASKASATPKKSMLSSKNHKTLPVSHNMKQPVHTTRRASLPFPRSCAIQLPPCRSSTGLLCHVTSPNISVNSPRIDRIAEFPLASYEDQLFPINRSSPNSAQGSSGSPPCGNDSTLVDKCTIKVCDTSYVTPGCTYAWQGIKRSVLKKNNEDKSGSSDQNATAVASSHNSSDLHCRQFDTSSFQQRAEALEGLLEFSARLLQQERYGELGVLLKPFGPGKASPRETAIWLSKSFKENTFSREQST is encoded by the exons ATGGAGCAGTACGAAGTGCTTGAGCAAATTGGAAAAGGCGCTTTTGGTTCTGCTCTTCTTGTGAAGCATAAGCATGAGAAGAAAAA ATATGTGCTGAAGAAGATTCGCCTTGCCCGCCAAACTGAGCGCTCTCGTAGGTCTGCTCACCTGGAG ATGGATCTCCTCTCCAAATTAAGAAACCCATTTATTGTGGAGTATAAAGATTCATGGGTAGAAAAG GGTTGCTATGTATGCATTATTATAGGTTATTGTGAGGGTGGAGACAT GGCGGAAGCTATAAAGAAAGCTGGTGGTGTTATGTTCCCTGAGGAG AAACTATGTAAGTGGCTTGTTCAACTTCTTATGGCGCTTGATTACTTGCATGCGAACCATATTCTTCATCGTGATGTCAAG TGTTCAAATATATTCTTGACAAAAGATCATGACATACGCCTTG GTGATTTTGGACTTGCCAAAATGTTGACTTCCGATGATCTAACTTCCTCT GTTGTCGGAACTCCTAGCTATATGTGTCCTGAACTCCTTGCTGATATACCTTATGGCTCTAAATCAGATATTTGGTCCCTTG GATGTTGTATATATGAAATGACCTCGCTTAAGCCTGCATTCAAAGCATTT GATATACAGTCCCTgattaacaaaattaacaagTCCATAGTGGCTCCATTGCCAACAAAATATTCTGGTGCATT TCGTGGTCTTGTCAAAAGCATGCTGCGGAAAAATCCAGAGCTTAGACCTAGT GCTGCAGAGCTACTCGGGAACCAACATCTTCAACCTTATGTTCTTAAGGTCCATTTCAAAATCAATAGCCCAAGGCGAAGTACTTTGCCAGGTCTTTGGCAAGAATCCAACTACGTGAAGAAAGCAAGATTTTTGAAGTCAGAAGATGATCGTGTTTCTGTCTCTGGGTATAAGTGGCATTCTATTAGCAATGATAGGACTTTAAATCCCAATGTATCAGGAGCAGAGGTAGATTCTCTATGCTCTACGCTAGAAATAGACTGTACTCCTGATAATATAAATCAAAGATTTGCTAAACTTTCTATTGGAGACAACCACGATTTGAAGTCACGGCATAATTCAGTTGTTTCAAGAACTTCTAGTAATGCCAGGACTCCTACGCTAACTGCATCAAAAGCTTCTGCCACCCCCAAGAAATCAATGCTATCCTCAAAGAATCATAAGACG CTTCCTGTTTCACACAACATGAAACAACCTGTCCATACAACTCGCAGAGCATCATTGCCGTTCCCACGAAGTTGTGCCATTCAGCTGCCTCCTTGCAGGTCCAGTACTGGTTTACTTTGCCATGTAACTTCTCCCAATATTTCAGTCAATTCTCCCCGGATTGATAGGATAGCAGAATTCCCATTAGCATCATATGAAGACCAATTGTTTCCCATCAATAGATCTTCACCAAACTCGGCACAGGGTTCCTCAGGTTCCCCTCCTTGTGGCAATGATTCAACATTGGTAGACAAATGCACAATCAAGGTATGTGACACATCCTATGTTACGCCAGGATGTACGTATGCTTGGCAGGGAATCAAGCGCAGCGTGCTCAAGAAAAACAATGAGGATAAAAGTGGCTCATCTGATCAAAATGCAACAGCTGTAGCATCAAGCCACAACTCTTCAGACTTGCACTGCCGGCAGTTTGATACATCATCATTCCAACAAAGGGCGGAGGCATTAGAAGGTCTCCTTGAATTTAGTGCAAGATTACTGCAGCAGGAAAGGTATGGAGAACTCGGAGTTTTATTAAAACCGTTTGGGCCAGGGAAAGCTTCCCCAAGAGAAACTGCTATTTGGTTGAGCAAGAGTTTCAAAGAGAACACTTTCAGCCGAGAACAATCGACTTAA
- the LOC108318790 gene encoding protein IQ-DOMAIN 18 encodes MGKASKWIRNFLLGKKDEKIKKIDALCSEDIKSSNTGSLIVSPKVKRRWSFGKLTGGRITSKIVGHKFSRSFDSGESAKLQIQALLETKASRRLPTPLPRTYKDKNKAATKIQAGFRSYLARRALHALRGLVKLQALVRGHLVRKQTTATLRGMHALMAIQVRARIHRIQMAEEVNLLGKQPPQHREVAHFRDLVTEENKDSKDMSVEEMLEALRSRSGPLDGSYVKAARERDFMTVYSKHVPVVSKRKHQYKNTQIVEPNSPENFRVMSEFNTTAMAALSTSQRHLVPHRQSLSPNYMNKTESSRAKARSQSEPRQRPKRGMRNKGKSVESPLNGPRQNLFSNSLRFDHGSLDLWPINLHGDRKRDSFGSSSVTTDSYY; translated from the exons ATGGGAAAAGCCAGCAAATGGATCAGAAACTTCCTTCTGGGGAAAAAGGATGAGAAAATCAAGAAGATCGATGCATTATGCTCTGAGGATATTAAGAGTTCTAACACGGGGAGTCTGATTGTGAGTCCCAAAGTGAAGCGCAGATGGAGCTTTGGAAAACTAACAGGTGGAAGAATAACAAGCAAGATAGTAGGGCATAAATTTTCCAGGTCTTTTGACTCAGGTGAGTCTGCAAAACTGCAAATACAAGCCTTGTTGGAAACAAAGGCTTCAAGGCGTCTTCCAACACCACTGCCAAGAACttacaaagataaaaacaaagCTGCTACAAAGATTCAGGCTGGTTTTCGCTCATATTTG GCAAGGAGAGCATTGCATGCTTTAAGGGGATTAGTAAAGTTACAAGCACTAGTGAGGGGTCACCTTGTGAGGAAACAAACAACTGCTACCCTGCGTGGCATGCATGCGCTGATGGCCATACAAGTTAGAGCGCGAATTCACAGAATTCAAATGGCAGAGGAAGTAAACCTCCTTGGAAAACAGCCTCCACAACATAGAGAAGTTGCACACTTCAGAGACCTAGTAacagaagaaaataaa GATTCAAAGGATATGAGTGTGGAAGAAATGTTGGAGGCTTTGAGAAGCAGAAGTGGCCCTCTAGACGGTTCATATGTTAAGGCGGCCAGAGAACGTGATTTCATGACAGTCTATTCCAAGCATGTGCCAGTTGTTTCCAAACGAAAACATCAATACAAGAATACTCAAATCGTAGAGCCCAACAGCCCAGAAAACTTCCGGGTCATGTCTGAATTTAACACAACGGCAATGGCCGCCTTATCGACTTCTCAGCGTCACTTAGTGCCTCACCGCCAATCACTGTCACCAAATTACATGAACAAGACAGAATCTTCCAGGGCTAAAGCAAGGTCGCAGAGTGAACCGAGACAACGACCCAAAAGGGGAATGAGGAACAAAGGGAAGTCCGTGGAATCCCCATTGAATGGTCCAAGACAAAATCTGTTCTCAAACTCATTACGTTTCGATCATGGAAGCCTGGATCTTTGGCCTATCAATCTTCATGGGGACAGGAAGCGCGATTCCTTTGGCAGCAGCTCGGTCACTACTGATTCCTATTATTGA
- the LOC108343702 gene encoding probable ribose-5-phosphate isomerase 3, chloroplastic, producing the protein MASLSLSSPPSLSSVHHTASTRLILRTPTSVKLRTRPHCFPAVRAITLTQDDLKRLAADKAVEAVKSGMVLGLGTGSTAAFVVAKLGELLASGELTNIVGIPTSKRTEEQARSLGIPLSVLDDNPRLDLAIDGADEVDPDLNLVKGRGGALLREKMVEAASDKFIVVVDDTKLVDGLGGSGLAMPVEVVQFCWKYNLDRLQQLFKEEGCDAKLRLDESGKPYVTDNSNYIVDLYFKTPIRDSLAAGAEISALEGVVEHGLFLNMATSVIIAGKSGVEVKTK; encoded by the coding sequence aTGGCCTCCTTATCCCTCTCCTCACCCCCTTCTCTCTCCTCCGTGCACCACACCGCCTCCACGCGCCTTATCCTGCGCACTCCCACCTCTGTTAAACTGCGCACCCGTCCTCACTGCTTCCCCGCCGTCCGCGCCATCACCCTCACCCAGGACGACCTCAAGAGACTCGCTGCAGACAAGGCCGTCGAGGCCGTCAAGAGCGGCATGGTCCTCGGCCTCGGCACCGGATCCACCGCAGCCTTCGTCGTCGCCAAGCTCGGCGAGCTCCTCGCCTCCGGCGAACTCACGAACATCGTCGGCATCCCCACCTCCAAGCGCACAGAGGAGCAAGCCCGCTCCCTAGGCATCCCCCTCTCCGTCCTCGACGACAATCCCCGCCTCGATCTCGCCATTGACGGCGCCGACGAGGTCGATCCCGACCTCAATCTCGTCAAAGGCCGCGGCGGCGCCCTCCTCCGCGAGAAGATGGTGGAGGCCGCCTCCGACAAGTTCATCGTCGTCGTCGACGACACGAAGCTCGTCGACGGCCTCGGTGGCAGCGGCCTTGCCATGCCGGTGGAGGTGGTTCAGTTCTGCTGGAAGTACAATCTGGATCGCCTCCAGCAACTGTTCAAGGAAGAAGGATGCGACGCTAAATTGAGATTGGATGAATCTGGTAAACCCTACGTCACTGATAACTCCAATTACATCGTTGATTTGTATTTCAAGACTCCAATTCGGGATTCCCTCGCTGCTGGCGCTGAAATCTCCGCTCTCGAAGGCGTCGTCGAGCATGGACTGTTCTTAAACATGGCCACCTCTGTCATCATTGCCGGCAAATCTGGCGTTGAAGTCAAGACCAAGTGA